A window of Phaseolus vulgaris cultivar G19833 chromosome 4, P. vulgaris v2.0, whole genome shotgun sequence genomic DNA:
attggagtaagaagaagataGTGTCTTATTTAGTGTTCTTCTCCTTACATATAATAGATATAAGTGTGGCTGAATTGTGATTTCTTTTTAGGACTGTCGCTGATGACCATTGAGTTTGTGCCGAGGAGTAGTGCGTCTACAGTGGAAGAGAGAAATCAGGAGGATTGTTAGATATGGTGGAAAATGAAGGTTATTTCAAACGCAAgtcattttatgaaaattttgaaactcattGTATTTTATAGAGGTCCttaaacccatgatattttgtggaggttttgaaactcatgatattttatggaggttcttaaacccatggtatttaacaAGGGTTCTGAAATACTTTTTCTGAGGTTTAAAAAAAACCCGGGGAACACCTTTCTCAAAGATGGTTTAGCGGGAGAAACTGCAACACtgggtaaatgacttaatagaAGTTTTAACCttggataatgtaaaaataaacctcgttaaaaccattttttcttgtagtgctagttggtagctaaaatcttggtagataattagataccaaattataaattatttattaataataaaactaatttaaatacaaataattttttaatctctaaaataatatttaatttaattaatagagtgactaattattatttttaaaattaatttctatttaattattttcttttgtaatgtatactcatgttttttttaaagttaaaaaattaaatttacaaagttaaaaatataaagactACAACTAAGTCTGACTAAAACCTCAGGAAACAAAActcatttttctttaaataatagTATAATAAGTTGTAACCATACACTCTTTGATATAACTTTGATATATTTGTTCCAAATGTTGtttattattgaataaaaattattttaataaaccaTGAGcgaaaaaatattgaaaattacataaaaaaaaatataaatataaatatacagaTTAAGgtcgaaaaaaaaaatgagatagtcaagcatcattttttttaaaattagctgttaaataaaatgaaatttaaaattataatataaaaattaaaaataaatttaggatatttaatgtataaaattggaataaaatatattaacaagAGTGATAACATATAACTCCTAAAGTCTATTCAGATGTGAAAACCTTATTGACCCTTAATTCTTTGCAAAAATGAACCAACCCTTGTGttcatttcataatatatcattccttatataaaaaaaaaactcctaaAAACACTTTGagttgagattttttttttaaatgtcacTGTTCATTGGTTTTATGCTCTTATTTAAGAGCAAAGCTAAgattatttatgtatataaaaaaaattagttaataatAAAACGTGTGTTTAAAAAAAGTCTTACTGAATGAGACGTCTTAACATTTGAGTTTGTAAAAATTTCCAACTTTGATCTTTCATTTTGTATTGTGAATAGTGAAATGTGAAATGTGAATTGTGATTACCATATTACTACAAAAGGCAGGTTAAAGAAAGAGGTGAAGAGACACTTACATGCCCTTTTTGGATGGCATTGGAAAACCATAACAAGAAATACCTCACTTCATTTATCTAGTTAGGTGTGATGCTCTTTTCCATTGACAAATCCAATACCCTCACAGAgaaaaaagagtagaaaaatagtaattaattttgattttaattcctataaattctttttacttttttccACCTATGTACCATTTGAAATATTCATTTTCAATCCTTATAaaatatttggattttaatttagttcctataaaatatttttcttcaatttttactTTTCAAAAATTTTTACTATTTCTAATTCTCAATATtcattttaagataaaaaaaataaatattatatcaaAACACTAATAAGCATTAATATTTATTCAACATATtaaatataactatatataatattagaGATCCAGAgaagtaattttaaattttttttaaaaaaaactacagGTATTAAAGTCAAAACTGAGTTGAAAAAGtagtattaaaaaaagaaaaagttgcaGCATGATTAAGCAACTAAGGGAGGGTTGTGATGAAAATTAAGAAGAGGTTTATCAGAGAAGGAATTACCTAAGCCAAGTACTGGAACTCAGATCCAAGTGCAGATTCTCCAACCGTACCATGCATGTATATAATATAGTTTCTTTTCCCAGGTTGTGAGGTACAAAAGAAATCCAAAGAGCTTAGGTTATGAAAGAGGACCAAGAAGCCATCCATGACTCTGTGTAAACACCAACTACAGGTTACTGAATATACAAACTGATAAGAGGGCAGGGACGACCCCCACTCTCAAACTGCAACCATAGCAATGGTGTCAGAGATTGGATGAGTTTTCCGGGCTGAAAATGACAGTAGGAGGTACGGTTCACTCCAATGAACCCTAATTTTTGTAATTACCAATTTGTCTTTTTTGCTCAGTCGGTAGCTAGTACTTTTTCttctgtttttttaattcaGAATCAATCCCTTTTCGCCACTGTTTCAATTAAGATTATTCACTGTTTCAAtagtaaagaaaatatatttggGTTTTGTACATAAATTAACACACTCTATCAAAGGATCATAATGAGGGTTTCATTTTAATATCTTGAGTGTAACAAACTATATACTCATGTGGATTTCTggtatacaaaaaaaattatggtgaCAATGTCTGAAAAGtatggatttttgaaaaatgATTATGGAGTGCGGAAGTTTTCATTAATATTCAGAATGGAAAGTGCATGTTTTATATGAAtctaaagagagagagagagatgttAATTTTGTTGGTGATTGATTGATTAATTGGTTACTATTTACTATCTTACCTTCCTCGTTGAAGggtatcaaaactttttttgtACAGAAGAAACAGTGAACCGTGTTTGCACCGTTTCACTTCCACCCACCTTTTAGAAACCCTTGGGTTAAAAAGTTGAAGCCCCATGATAGGAAAAAACCCCAATTTTCACTAGTTAATTTCTACAGCAAtgtgtgataaatttttcaccAGGCACCCCATTTTGGTTGCTCAGAAGTTAAGCatgtataatttgaaattaacGCATCAGAGATTACGTAGACCTACTTTTAATCCCTCATTCCTTCAAATTCTGTGAGGGCTAAGCagaaccctaaccctaacgacACCAGAGACAATCACaggaaaaaaacacacacatatTAACGGGTTCAAAAGTTGAATGATTTGACCCCCTGCTCTGCTTACGTTGCTTCCACATAATGAGGCAAAAAACCCACAAATTATGTGTCTTGCACTCGGTTTACTTAAACTATTACAGtctctttctctctcactcactcacACTCTCACAGACACAAACAacactctctttctctctcttcctcGCTGCCAACGAACCAGATCCAGCAGATAATCCATCCACATAACAATAGACACTATGCACGCAAAGCAAATCCAACTTCCATCATTGGCCTAATTGAAACCCCTTCTTCTTAACCATTTCTTTAAgcactcttttttttcttcttggaTGGGTTATAGTGTTGGCATAACTCATCCCTACTCTCTAGCTCTATCCCTTCTCTGAACCCTTTATATTAAAGGGTGTGTTGGGGCATCACTTTGGACCATTAAGTTGGGAGCTGAGGGTTAAAACCAGTTCATTGTTCGGAGGAAGATAGACATACACTTCTTCAAGAGCTAGGGTTTTTGTCCCCTCTCTCGAACTCATTAATTGAaaagacagaaaaaaaaaatcttcaaatgTTCCCTTACAGTTCCAACCCCTACCCTTCTTTcccttcatcatcttcttcattccaTCCTTTTCCATTCCTCAACCTTGAGAATGCTTCTGCAAGCAACACCCTTCTTCATGATCCACTTTCTGTGCCTTACTTACCAACTCATCACAACCCTCCAAACATCCAAGAAGCACTGAGCAATTTGCCAGTCACAGATCACAACTGTGGTGGTGGAGGTTCTGCAATGACCAAACCTGACCCAAATGGTGGTGGTGGTGCTCCTCACTATGGCCTTTCTTGCTTCCTCACAAAGAAGCCAGCTAAGAAAGACAGACACAGCAAGATTTACACCTCTCAGGGTTTGAGGGACCGGAGGGTGAGGTTATCCATTGAGATTGCTCGCAAGTTCTTTGATCTTCAAGACATGCTAGGGTTTGACAAAGCCAGCAACACCCTTGAGTGGCTCTTCAACAAGTCCAAGAGAGCAATTAAGGAGCTGGCAAGGAGCAAGAACAGCACCAACAGTGAAGAAGGAGCCAAGAGCTTCTCTTCTTCATCTGAGTGTGATGATGACTGTGAAGTGATTTCCGAGATCAGGCAGAAACAACAACTCATCACTGGTGATGCTGCTACTCCACACAACCTACAACATGGGTTAGATTCAAGCGATAATAAGTCACCGACATCGCTGGCTGGAAGGGAGAAGATGAAGTTGAAAAGGACACAGAAGGAACCTGCAAAGATGAAGGAGTCAAGGGAGAAAGCAAGAGCAAGAGCAAGGGAAAGGACTAGTAACAAGATTATGTGCAATGTTAATTCCAACACAGGGAGGGTGCAACAAGACATGAAGAAAAAGTACCCTGCAATTGAAAATAACCACTCTCAATTCATGCATCAATCAAGGTCACCCACTCACCCTCATCACCTTGTGGGAAGTGAAGCACCTAGAGATGACTTTAACGTTATTGAGGAATCCATAGTGATCAAGAGAAAGTTGAAGCCATCATTGATGTCCTATTCTCATCACCATCACCAAAATCTTATGATCCCTAAGGAACCACCATGTTTCAACAACAACAGTGAGTACCACCCCTTCTCCAATTTATCTCCAAATTGGGATGCTAATGGATCCACTGGCCGTTCCAACTTCTGTGCCATAGCTAGCATGAATCCATCCACAGGTATGTGTGGTTGTTGTGTGTTTCATGAAAATGATACTAGTGCTAACTAAGCTCTCTTCTAGAAGCCTTCtattttgatgatattcatAGTTCTGTAAGTTTTCAATTTTCAGGGCTTCAAATCTTTGGAAAGTCTTGGGAGGAGTGCACCAATCCACGTTTACACTAGAttgtatgtgtgtgtgtgttagcttttccttttccttttgtatttttcagtATCATCTGATTCTAATGAAACTCTTCTAGCGGTTTGCCAAGGAATCATATGAAGGCAACTTTCTGTGTTTTCAACCAGTAACTTTTCTGTCCTATATTCCCTTTCCACAAAATGTTTGTACCTCATCTTCTTTTGCTCATCATCAGCCAATGGCGTGTGACAGTTGGCACAAAGGTTGCAGCTGCGTGTATTGGTTTCTGACCAATATTTAAAGTGTCGATGGCATTGCATAATGTCAATTAGTTATCAAGAAACTGTTCCTTCcagaagattttaaatatttatatatttggttAAGATCGTTCAACAGTgactaatatttatatattcctTTGTTATTAAAACTTTTCAAGAACTTGATTATATACCTTATTGCAAGAGGAGATGGTACTACAGAAATCTCAAGGTTTTTCCGCTTCTGTTTGTAGTCGAGCTATTCATGTAGCCATGCACTTCCTGATTCACATTATTAATCACTAAGTGTGAGTACAAAAACCAAAACTCATTAATATACTACTTTTCTAAGTATATAGAGATTGCAAATAGATGAAACTCAACTTAAATACAGAAGAATAGAAGTAAACCACGTTAGATTTCACATCATACAAGATTGTAAAAATCATAGAGAAATTCTGAAGAAGTAGTGGGGTGTCTTTTTTGTATACCTTTGACAGTATGATTTGCTTTCTAtcaaacaattttgttttcattttagtTGTAGCTATTTCAAGTTAAAATAATCTGATTCATGTTTTGTCTCAAAAGGTTTGATAGTTTGGTGtaacatattaattaattttctaaatgCATAGACAGATTGAAGTATCAGCTACATAAATAATTATGGGAATGGACACAGGTATTTATACTCGTATTACCACTATTAATATCGCAATTATCATCTACTTCAGGTTTATGTATATTTGATGCAGCATTCATTTTTGGCAGTTCCATCTTTGAAACTTGGTTTCTGATTGTGAATAATTTCATGTTGTCTCATCATGTCTTTCACTAATTTTTCGTTCAAATAGAACATCTTCATCTCTTGTAGATCTTGAATATAATTAGGGACCATTCTGAGCTCTATGATGCTTAAACAATATATCGTAGCAGCAAATGGCCAAATAAACGATTTTAGATACCCAAAGGGTTAATTCACTAAAAAATAGCAACAATTAAGAGTAGAAGATGTGATATTTTACAGAAATggattttttttgttgaaagcTTTGCATTTGATCATCTTAAGAGCACTTGGTTGTAACAAATGCATGAGTATCTTCCCAAGACTAAATTGAATTTCTGAATTGCCAACTGCATATTAATATTCCCACCTAGAAATAACAGCATTAACTGTGCGATTAACATTCATGAGTCCAGGTATTTGACAGTTAATTTTTCTCTCCACAGATTAATTTAGAAGAATCAAAAAGATTTTCTATTCtggcatttttttttctggtatcTACACTTTTTTGTGGGTTGCTAAATGAAATGGCAAAGATTATTACAGATGTAGTACTGTCTTTGAACAGATATACTGTTGGTAAGACTACGTCTGTGATGTCAGATACGACATACATACTTCGATTGatatgatttgatttgattttcaCCTGACTTTCCtaatttttatgttatgttGATTCTTTTCTACTTGTACAAACTGGTGCTACGTTTCTTTTCCCTTATAACTAATTCTCAATTCATCAACAACATTAATGCAAACATAAAGAGTCTCGAATACACATAAAGGTGTGGCTGAGATTATATTTGCTTTCGTCATTTGCTTTAACCTAAAAGCTTTTAGCCATTCATGTAAGGTATGTGAGGATTTTAAAACCTATAAGCATCTACTGTTTTTCTTTGGTAAAAAATTATCCCAATGAACAAACAAAGATGAAGAGAACTTGCAAAACTTAATTATTCTGTCTTGGAGTATACAATTGTTAGGGTTTAGGAGagtacatatttttataaaggttatatacatatttcatatttattatataaggGTTATGTTTTTACCCTTAAGATAATATCATTACTGTGAATTACTAATATAAGATATTATTCgttttaaaatttgtaactCTGGTTGTCCTAAAATATGTATTGAAAGGTTCaccacaagaaaatcatcaaatagaaatcaatttttagaaatcaaaataattagttattatagtaactaaattagagaccattttagggactaaataaatttttagtttctaaattagtttatattattgttaaatgatttctaaattggtatctaattaacaaccaaagtttttgctatcaaatttagaaactaaataattggtagttaaaacattggtgactagttagatactaatttaaaaaccatttaacaacaatagaaactagtttagaaaccaaaaatttactCAATccctaaaatagtctctaatttaatcactataacaactaattattttgatttctaaaaattaatttctatttgatgattttcttgtaatgattaaaaaaaattatatataaactatCATTCATCTCAACTTTTATTATTCATCTCAACTTTTATTATACTAAAAGTATTAAAACAGTCAAAAACAAGTTGAATCCTTTATcaaatatttcaattaatttatttattttttattgataaaaaaaataatgatcgAATCCATAGTTGcatagataaaataatttttaatagtatCTATATGCGATCATATATAAATTTCAAGGAAACATATATATGATGAAATAATGATCATAAACAAACTCTGCAAGAGACTGCGTCCCAAATCACTGTTTACTTTGAGCATCTGCACAGATATTGAGAAGATCTTCCAATTCAAATGGTTCTCATACTTAATTATTGCGATTCATGAAGGAAAATGAAATggaatatatataattgtacAACTAAGATAATGTATTATTCAAGAACTAATAAGTTAAAACAATTACTGGCAAAATTTTGCTACGATTCTATGTTTTGGTGGAGAAGCTTTTCCATGATGTGCAACATAGTTtggtccattttttttaatatatgatacaacttttctttttcctttttttccgTGCTTTCTTTTTCATGAAAAGTTGAATTTACATGAATGATATAAATCATGAGTCATATTACACACTACAACACTTGATTTGGTCCCAACATGATTTGGGAAAGTGCCATAGAGTTTTCAAATGGCCTACACACATTTGcttgtcttttaaatttggAGTCTGATCGGGTGTTAAAATTTACAACAAATGGAAAATGAATAAGAAAAGGAAAcaaatatacttaaaaaaaatgcaattatGCATAGTTTTCTTTTCTATTATGACATCTCTAAAGAAAAATTACTAGCTTtacctacttttttttttccatttcctttttacataatttttttcataacacTTCAGTATGAGTGTACTGGTAGAGACCGAATAATTCCAGGACACTTCGGTACCCGACTGTCATATATAAAATGCATTAAGGTAATATGatattaacacaaattaaagTGTATGAAAAACTAGGTAATACACTCTTAATCATGGTATGCATGTTAATCTTGGAGTTCAACCGTAAAAGAGCATCAAGACCGTATAAGTAGGCATAACAATCAAAGCAAATATACGTATTATTACCACATTAATTGCACCTGAATATCTAATACTCACTTGAGTGTCGTCAAAGAACCTTTTACTGAATGAAAGGAATCAATTGTTCAACCATTAACAATTATTGTCTGAGCCTCTCACACAAGAATATTATCTCTAAAGAAAAATTACTACTCTTATCTATCActactactagaaaatcattagagacaaaaaataattaattactttattaactaaattaaatattattttagattaaaaaaataattattagtatctaaaataatatctaatttaattaatataataactaattatttttttaaattaatttttatttaataattttcttacagtgcaattttttctttcatttcttttttacatgatttttttttcataacactttatttattttctcttttctcttacATATCTAATCTTATATTTGAAGATATGTTAAATAGACAGATATGAATTGACGAATTGCAACGCAGTTCTGTTAGTCAGGTGCCAAGGTGGAAAAGTTACTCCTATTCTTaatcctttattttattttagtttaataattttaacaaaataatttatctttaatattaaataaaaataaaaataattaaaggtgaaataaagatgaaaaaaagtATTTCTTCTTAAAGATTTCAagaataattttatcatttatatatatatatatatatatatatatatatattctttgttAAATTACCTTCCAGTAAGAAGTATATAcagtttatttttaatcaaactaACCTTTTTCTCTATTTCTTCATTGGCTTCCTCTGTCCATCTTTGCTCCTCTGTCTCCATCTATCTATCTGTCCACATAACTCCATTAggttttttatcaatttttcaattcaaatatcatattttaatatttaaatacataagcattatattgttttattttaataataaaatattttactataatatactattataaaaactgcaaaatttattaatatataaaatgatttctattattaataaaatttataaattagtttctataattAGTTTGTAAAATTGATAACTAAAATCTTAGTAGATAGTTAGAGattaattaactaattagatatcaatttaaaatttaatttataaatttaaaaactactttatatactaataatttttaatctataaaataatatctaattagttaatatagtaattaattatttttttatttttaaaattgatttctaattaataaattttcaattttataatatataactaaacCGATTTCATTTGAGTGAATTGGTTTAATACAAATAAGTTAAACTTAATTTTACTATCTTAAACCTATCGTACTACTTACAATCTCGTTCCCTTTATTCTCACGCTCTAATTCCTCGGTCACATTTTAAACTAATATCAATATCATTTGCACTAACtaaaaattaatctttaatCATTCTTCTAATCTTTTCCTAAGTCACATCATCACTAACAAGCTTTTGGAAGGGCTCACATCTTGTTAGGGTTACATCTCTTAACTATGAGTACTCATTACACACATGTCTTGCATGTGATATATATTAATTGTAagagtgtattttttttatcgataaaaaaaagttaataaaaaaatatttgaaaagtgTTGAGCAAACAACATCATTAAAAAAAGACATATATTTAGATGGGGCTTAAACTTAATCCCACCATAATTCTACTTTCTCAATTAAGTGTTGAGCATTAGGcttaattaaaactaaatttgttAGTTATGGAACAATTATGCTTCCTTCTTTGGCCATACATACACAGCCCCTTATTTATAAGATGTTGAGAACAAACTACAAATAGCTTCCTTTTGCACACATGGTGCTACCTTTTATGTCCATTCAATCACAATTAATGGCCTCccataactatttttttttctcatattaaTTATAAGTCTAGATGATgtacgaaaatattttagaaaattgaGAGTGCAGTATTAACtacagatttttttattaatatttggaggacaagaaatattttaaatacgtACAAAACTACAATCATCAATTTTGAACCATAATTTTGAATCTCGTACAAATATTGTTCTTTGTCCAGTTATGGTTTTCTTACACTCCACTAAGTCATAGGGTAATTtacttgctgataaaaaaaaagtcataggGTAATCTTATTCAGAATACTGTTGTCGTCCATTAAATTTTCACCCACAAAAATTGAATACAAAATTTTACTGCATGACATAGTTAGTctataatttcttaaattaataatgaaaaaagtACTTATCATGTGGAATAATTTCGTCCAACAAAGCTATTTTATAATTGATGGtttgttttaagaaaattgtGGATTACTTTTAgataaa
This region includes:
- the LOC137837278 gene encoding transcription factor CYCLOIDEA-like, giving the protein MFPYSSNPYPSFPSSSSSFHPFPFLNLENASASNTLLHDPLSVPYLPTHHNPPNIQEALSNLPVTDHNCGGGGSAMTKPDPNGGGGAPHYGLSCFLTKKPAKKDRHSKIYTSQGLRDRRVRLSIEIARKFFDLQDMLGFDKASNTLEWLFNKSKRAIKELARSKNSTNSEEGAKSFSSSSECDDDCEVISEIRQKQQLITGDAATPHNLQHGLDSSDNKSPTSLAGREKMKLKRTQKEPAKMKESREKARARARERTSNKIMCNVNSNTGRVQQDMKKKYPAIENNHSQFMHQSRSPTHPHHLVGSEAPRDDFNVIEESIVIKRKLKPSLMSYSHHHHQNLMIPKEPPCFNNNSEYHPFSNLSPNWDANGSTGRSNFCAIASMNPSTGLQIFGKSWEECTNPRLH